A segment of the Cenarchaeum symbiosum A genome:
TAGGCAGGCTGGTCCGCTCCGCTCAGTAGCCGCTCTTCTGCCGGTCCCTGTTTATCGCATTCTTCCTGCGGTACTCTTGCAAAACATCGTCGGGATCCATGCCCATCTCAAGCGAGGCCTGGACCACAAAATGCCAGATGTCAATCAGCTCCTCCCTGGCTGCCGCCTCGTCAAACGGCCCCGGCCTCTTCCACCACTTCCAGTCGGTGGTGGCCTGCAGCTCGACTGCCTCGTGCATTATTGCCGTGCAGAGCGCCGAGATTCTCCCCGTCCTGTCCTTGGGGTATCTAGACAGGTCTGTAGTATCTGCAAACTCCCTCTGCATCTGAAAGATCGACTCCAGCCGGTCCCCTGTTGACTGCGCCACCGGGCGGCCGGGGTGCCCGAAACAATAAAACCCTTGGGATCAGGACAGGCGGGCCGCGCTAGAACCGGGCCATCTTCTCATAGGCCCGCATCCTTGCCGCAATGTCCCGCTTTTTGAGCCTCAACAGCCGGGACAGGCCGTACCCCTCGACAGCAAATGAGCCCATCACGTTGCCCTGTACGACCGCCTTTTTTACCGATGACAAGCTGGCGGAGCCTCCCGCAGCAAGCTTTCCTATCATTGCCCCCGCAAACGAATCCCCCGCGCCTGTCGGATCCACTACATCCCCGAGCGAGAAGCCCGGCGAGTGGAATATCACGTCGTCATAGAACATCAGCGAGCCGTGCTCGCCCTTTTTTATTATCACATAGGTGGCGCCCCACTTCATCATCTTTTTCGCGCACCGGACCAGGTTGTGCTCCTTTGTGAGCAGCTTGGCCTCCTCGTCGTTTATGACCACCGCGTCTACCGACCTTATCATCTTTCTGACGGCCTCCCTCTTTGTAGAGATCCAAAAGTCTATCGTGTCGCACATGGAGAATTTCACCCTGTCAAACTGTTCCAGTATGGAGACGTTCTGCACGGGATCATTGTTTGCCAGATAGACGAACCTCGAGTCCCGGTACTCTTCGGGAACCACCGGCCTGAAGCCCTCCAGCACGTTGAGCTCCGTCTTGAGCGTCCTGCGGGTGCTGAGAGTCTCGTCGTATTTTCCGTCATATCTGAACGTCCTTCCATTGCCAGTCGAGAGCCCGCGCAGGTCCAGATATTCGGCAAGCGTCCTGCGGTGCCTCCGCGGAAAGTCCCCGCCGACCACCGCCACTAGGCCCGCATCCACAAAAAAGCTCGCAGAGATGCCTGCGTATACGGCGGCGCCGCCAAGTGCGTCCTGGAGGGTCCTCGCCGGGGTCCTTATTGTATCAAGGGCGGTCGAGCCAAAGACGGTCAGCACGGGGCCGCTCTAGCTGGTGTGTATAAATCCCCTTGCCTGCTCGGCGGTGGGATAGTATACGAACGGTACGTCTATCGACGTGAACAGCGCGTCGTACCGGGTCACGCCGTTTATCCGGACCTCGGGGTCACCCTCGTATTCATCCTCGTCCTCTATCAGAAACGTGCCGCTCACCTCCGTGCTGTCCATTGCGGATAATACAAACGGCTCGAGCGTCCCGTCGCCTATGCGCCGGTCGTCTGCAGTCAGGGTAAACTCGGTCTCGCCGGCGGTCAGCACCAGCAGCGACGGGTTCTCAAACTCCAGCATCAGGTCGTAGGTCGAGCCGTCTGCCCCCTCGGCCACCAGCCGGCTCTCCGTGATGACGACCCCTATCTGCGTGGCCGATGCATACTGCGTATAGCCGAATATGCCCAGCCCAGCCACCAGCGCTATGATTATGGCCTTTCTGGAGTTCCTCATGGCGGACAGTCGCGCGGCCGTCTTTTTAACCCGGGTGGAAAAAAATCCAGATAACGTGTGTAAAAGTTTTGAGTTAGATGCCCCGGAGGCCGGGGCCGCCATCCTGCGTTCCGTTATCCTGCATGCCCGCTATCCCGCGTATACGCTATCCCGCGTATACGCTATCCCGCGTATACGCTATCCCGCGTACCCGCACTGCTCGCACCTGTCAAAGACGGTCCCCTCAAGGTGGTCAAAGTGGGCGTTGCAGTCCTGGCACGTATGGTGCATGTCGCAGTACCCGTCGGCCTCCACCTCACCTGTCCGCGCCGACTCGAGTCTGATGCTGCCGCACCTTATGCAGTGGCACCCGCATACAGCCATGTGTGCGCTCGGTTTATAATCAATATAGCCCTAGTGGGCGCGTGGCAGGCGACGTGCCCGACGAGATAGACGACCATCAGAAGCTCTTCGGCAAGGAGGCGTGGGAGGTAGAATATGGCGAAAAGTGCCCCGTATGTGAAAAGCGCATAGATGAATACGGCTTTTGCTCCTGCGGGTCTAGCGGAGACTGAGCACGCCCCGGTGCCTTAGCAGTATCGCGGCGGATACTGCAACTGCCAGCACCGGCAGAACAAGCGGGAATTCCGGCACGACAGACGCCCCGGTTATCGAGGCTGTGCCCGCGCCGTCAAGCTTCAGGCTTACGCCATGGCGCCCCTCGTCGAGCTCAAAGACGTGCGTGAATATTTTCTCGCCGTTGAACGACGCCTGGTAGGGGCCCCAGAGGAGCTCCTGCGGTATGATCAATGTAACCCACCTCTCTGTATCATCAAATGAATAGCTTATGCTCTTGGAGGGCTGGTCGAACCGGAACGATTCGATCTCGGTCGACGCCCACACCTCCACCTCGAACTCCCTCTCATCCCACGTGGCTGTCTCGGCGGTACGCCCCTCGCCGGGCACAAACTCAAGATCTGCGCTGCAGCCGTGGCAGTTAAACGACCTTGCCCCC
Coding sequences within it:
- a CDS encoding uncharacterized protein (COG4508), which codes for MQREFADTTDLSRYPKDRTGRISALCTAIMHEAVELQATTDWKWWKRPGPFDEAAAREELIDIWHFVVQASLEMGMDPDDVLQEYRRKNAINRDRQKSGY
- a CDS encoding sugar kinases, ribokinase family (COG0524); translation: MLTVFGSTALDTIRTPARTLQDALGGAAVYAGISASFFVDAGLVAVVGGDFPRRHRRTLAEYLDLRGLSTGNGRTFRYDGKYDETLSTRRTLKTELNVLEGFRPVVPEEYRDSRFVYLANNDPVQNVSILEQFDRVKFSMCDTIDFWISTKREAVRKMIRSVDAVVINDEEAKLLTKEHNLVRCAKKMMKWGATYVIIKKGEHGSLMFYDDVIFHSPGFSLGDVVDPTGAGDSFAGAMIGKLAAGGSASLSSVKKAVVQGNVMGSFAVEGYGLSRLLRLKKRDIAARMRAYEKMARF